A single window of Cataglyphis hispanica isolate Lineage 1 chromosome 2, ULB_Chis1_1.0, whole genome shotgun sequence DNA harbors:
- the LOC126855650 gene encoding nuclear hormone receptor FTZ-F1 beta codes for MSEQNGPSEGPGPGPGSDSGWWPTQTWKSSSSSSSTTATNSSSTSTLAAGSASISVSCATSSSSPTSSSTSTNTSASCLPLSCIGVSMSPSRSTETGKNVSVTTINVPPNQEMHDGKGVCKYLGGQNGVTVSVVSTSVLGCGNVVPTSGICTNTGPHSIGIGIGGILAANAADIDDPEDSDGEISKIDFRGVNLRSKKKRDVSSNQNGDKIGDGEANGDGAGYCDDNSQQQPERPMSWEGELSDQEMSSNTITNQDNEETSMEGVQVCSTSPGPMEQKFPIKSEPDFRSSPAFTIGSFHDAGLPMSHNQQLQQQQQQQRGIENLEQTQQSDLPLLVGKLLGGYNNSTPNHSPILNPRHHLTKHSHTRSQVPSPDSAIHSAYSVFSSPTQSPHAARHSALAGSPIPSSSLSLSRHSFNNSTSSLSLSLSHSLSRNNSDASSSCYSYGSLSPPTHSPVQQPRHPHSHSQHHQHQVAQGSPLHLPASSAVATHHYSSSSVPGSELSPDGHPVAEDQEDCRIPSAQSGISTRQQLINSPCPICGDKISGFHYGIFSCESCKGFFKRTVQNRKNYVCLRGAGCPVTVATRKKCPACRFDKCLNMGMKLEAIREDRTRGGRSTYQCTYTLPANLVGSPAGGMAGNEKLTAAGNCSPAPAGSEHHYSVRYHSNHSHRMQVPQLLQDIMDVEHLWHYNDNDRASGGISGNARSISISGDSNMLLGGFGSSASAPGGTATTIGNNGGAVECSSNDSNNVDTNNRRGESGSPAGSTSIGAPDQHSTNGNTVNNSNSQIASNSNNGNPTQHPDFLSNLCNIADHRLYKIVKWCKSLPLFKNISIDDQICLLINSWCELLLFSCCFRSMNSPGEIRVSLGKSITLEQARELGLATCIERMLAFTNNLRRLRVDQYEYVAMKVIVLLTSDISELKEPEKVRASQEKALHALQQYTIAKYPEMPAKFGELLLRIPDLQRTCQAGKELLSEKRAEGEGSSFNLLMELLRGDH; via the exons ATGTCGGAGCAAAACGGGCCCAGCGAGGGCCCAGGACCAGGGCCCGGTTCGGATTCAGGCTGGTGGCCCACCCAGACCTGGaaatcatcgtcatcatcgtcatcgacgacggcgacgaatTCATCGTCAACTTCCACTTTAGCAGCAGGTTCTGCGTCCATTTCCGTTTCCTGCGCCACGTCCAGCTCGTCACCGACGAGCTCCTCCACCTCGACCAACACGTCCGCGTCCTGTTTGCCCCTGTCTTGCATCGGTGTATCGATGAGCCCGAGCCGTTCCACGGAGACGGGGAAAAACGTATCCGTCACCACTATTAACGTACCGCCCAATCAAGAGATGCACGATG GTAAAGGAGTGTGTAAATATCTCGGAGGACAGAACGGCGTGACAGTGTCAGTGGTATCGACCTCGGTGCTGGGATGCGGAAATGTCGTCCCGACGAGTGGAATCTGCACGAATACGGGACCGCATAGTATCGGCATCGGAATCGGCGGTATCCTCGCTGCGAACGCGGCCGACATCGACGATCCCGAGGACAGCGACGGTGAGATCAGCAAGATTGACTTTAGAGGCGTTAATCTACGCTCGAAGAAGAAACGTGACGTATCGAGTAACCAGAACGGTGACAAGATCGGCGACGGGGAGGCAAATGGCGATGGCGCGGGATACTGCGACGATAATTCGCAACAGCAGCCCGAGAGACCAATGTCGTGGGAGGGGGAATTATCGGACCAAGAAATGTCTTCCAATACAATTACTAATCAG GATAACGAGGAAACGTCCATGGAGGGAGTTCAGGTGTGCAGTACGAGTCCTGGACCTATGGAACAGAAATTTCCGATTAAGTCAGAGCCGGATTTTCGATCCAGTCCGGCTTTCACAATAGGATCCTTTCACGACGCCGGACTACCCATGAGTCATAACCAACAACTgcaacagcaacaacagcagcaacgCGGTATCGAAAATCTCGAGCAGACTCAACAAAGCGACCTACCGCTTCTCGTGGGCAAGCTTCTCGGCGGATATAATAATTCCACGCCTAATCACAGCCCCATTCTCAATCCGCGACATCATTTAACCAAGCACAGTCATACTAGATCGCAG GTGCCGTCACCAGATTCCGCCATTCATTCTGCATATAGCGTCTTCAGTTCACCGACGCAAAGCCCTCATGCTGCACGGCACTCCGCCTTAGCGGGCAGTCCGATACCGTCCTCATCGTTATCCCTCTCTCGGCACAGCTTCAACAATTCAACCTCCTCGCTCTCCCTGTCACTGTCACATTCGCTTTCGAGGAACAACTCGGACGCTTCCAGTAGCTGTTACAGTTACGGCTCGCTTAGCCCGCCTACGCATTCACCCGTCCAACAACCGAGACATCCGCATTCGCACTCGCAACATCATCAGCATCAAGTGGCGCAAGGTAGTCCGTTGCATCTTCCGGCATCGTCCGCTGTCGCCACGCATCATTACTCATCCTCTTCCGTGCCAGGATCGGAATTATCGCCGGACGGCCACCCGGTCGCGGAGGATCAGGAAGACTGTAGAATACCTTCGGCGCAATCGGGTATTTCCACCAGACAGCAATTGATAAATAGTCCCTGTCCGATTTGCGGTGACAAGATAAGCGGATTTCATTACGGTATCTTCTCGTGCGAATCGTGCAAGGGATTCTTCAAACGCACCGTCCAGAATCGCAAGAACTATGTGTGCCTTAGAGGCGCAGGCTGTCCGGTCACCGTGGCCACGAGGAAAAAATGTCCGGCCTGTCGCTTCGACAAGTGCCTCAACATGGGTATGAAGCTTGAGGCGATCAGGGAGGATCGTACCAGAGGCGGTAGAAGCACATATCAGTGCACCTATACTCTACCGGCGAATCTCGTCGGCAGTCCCGCCGGCGGTATGGCCGGCAACGAAAAACTGACTGCGGCGGGCAATTGCAGTCCGGCACCGGCCGGAAGCGAACATCATTATTCAGTCAGATATCATTCGAATCATTCTCACAGGATGCAAGTGCCGCAACTCTTGCAAGACATTATGGACGTGGAGCATCTCTGGCATTATAACGACAATGATCGAGCAAGCGGAGGAATATCCGGGAATGCGAGGAGCATCTCTATTAGCGGTGATAGCAATATGCTGCTCGGTGGATTCGGAAGTAGCGCATCCGCACCCGGTGGCACTGCGACTACCATCGGAAATAACGGAGGCGCGGTGGAATGTTCGTCGAACGATTCGAACAACGTCGATACTAACAACAGAAGAGGAGAGTCGGGTAGCCCCGCCGGCTCGACTTCCATAGGGGCGCCCGATCAACATTCCACGAACGGCAATACCGTGAATAATAGCAATTCCCAAATCGCTAGTAATTCCAATAATGGCAATCCGACGCAACATCCGGACTTTCTGTCTAACCTATGCAACATCGCGGATCATCGACTCTATAAGATTGTCAAATGGTGCAAGAGTCTGccgttattcaaaaatatctctattgATGATCAAATCTGTTTGTTAATCAACTCTTGGTGCGAGCTATTACTCTTCTCTTGCTGTTTTCGCAGCATGAACAGTCCCGGTGAGATCAGAGTGTCTCTCGGCAAGTCGATCACTTTAGAACAAGCTAGAGAGCTTGGTTTAGCGACTTGCATCGAGAGGATGCTCGCTTTTACAAATAATCTGCGAAGACTGAGAGTAGATCAATATGAATATGTTGCTATGAAG gtGATCGTGCTGTTAACATCCGACATAAGTGAATTAAAGGAACCTGAAAAAGTCAGAGCTTCTCAAGAAAAAGCCCTTCACGCATTGCAGCAATACACAATCGCAAAATATCCAGAAATGCCTGCCAAATTCGGTGAACTATTATTGAGAATTCCAGATCTACAAAGAACATGTCAAGCAGGAAAAGAATTGCTCAGTGAGAAACGTGCTGAGGGAGAAGGCAGCTCCTTTAATCTTCTAATGGAATTGTTGAGAGGAGATCACTAA